A part of Gemmobacter sp. 24YEA27 genomic DNA contains:
- a CDS encoding SfnB family sulfur acquisition oxidoreductase → MTLSASYPINPPAAHVIRDDTEAIRIAHEVAAFLRPGAAERDATRQVPAEVVDHFSNSGLWGIQVPKAYGGAEVSYATLAEVIAIISAADPSLGQIPQNHYCLLEDLRLQGTEEQKRHYFGLVLQGHRFANALSETGGKNVADLQTRLTRDGEGYEISGRKGYCTGSLYAHYLGVLALDDQDRAQLAFVARETPGLVVVDDWDSIGQRTTSSGTVLLERLRVQDFNLIPSYKSYESPTLAGPFAQITTAAIDAGIARAALEDTIAFVREQARPWIDAAVERASEDPLTILRIGELEIRQSAAEALLERAGRVLDGAKPAPDEENVALASVAVAKAKVLSTEVAIEATNRLFELGGTRSSLRKHAFDRHWRNARVHTLHDPVRWKYHLVGNWALNGVKPPRHDWN, encoded by the coding sequence ATGACCCTTTCAGCCAGCTATCCGATCAACCCGCCCGCCGCCCATGTGATCCGGGACGATACCGAAGCAATCCGGATCGCGCATGAGGTCGCGGCCTTCCTGCGCCCCGGCGCGGCAGAGCGCGATGCGACCCGCCAGGTGCCGGCAGAGGTGGTCGACCATTTCTCGAATTCCGGCCTCTGGGGCATCCAGGTACCCAAAGCCTATGGCGGGGCCGAGGTGTCTTACGCGACGCTGGCCGAAGTTATCGCGATCATCTCGGCGGCGGATCCGTCGCTGGGGCAGATCCCGCAAAATCATTACTGCCTGCTCGAAGACCTGCGACTGCAAGGGACGGAAGAGCAGAAGCGGCATTATTTCGGCCTCGTGCTGCAAGGTCATCGCTTCGCCAATGCGCTGTCCGAGACCGGCGGCAAAAACGTGGCCGATCTGCAAACCCGCCTCACCCGCGATGGCGAGGGCTATGAGATTTCGGGCCGCAAAGGCTATTGCACCGGCTCGCTTTACGCCCATTACCTCGGCGTGCTGGCGCTGGATGATCAGGATCGCGCGCAACTGGCCTTTGTCGCGCGTGAGACGCCGGGGCTCGTGGTGGTCGATGACTGGGACAGTATCGGCCAGCGCACCACATCCAGCGGCACGGTGCTGCTGGAACGGCTGCGGGTGCAGGATTTCAACCTGATCCCGAGTTACAAATCCTACGAATCCCCGACCCTTGCCGGCCCTTTCGCGCAGATCACCACTGCGGCGATTGATGCGGGCATTGCGCGCGCCGCGCTGGAGGACACAATCGCCTTTGTACGCGAGCAGGCCCGACCCTGGATCGATGCCGCGGTCGAACGCGCTTCGGAAGACCCGCTGACCATCCTCAGGATCGGGGAGCTCGAGATCCGTCAATCTGCTGCCGAGGCATTGCTGGAGCGCGCGGGGCGGGTGCTTGATGGCGCGAAACCGGCGCCGGATGAGGAGAATGTGGCCCTTGCCTCGGTCGCAGTGGCCAAGGCCAAGGTGCTGAGCACCGAGGTTGCGATCGAGGCCACCAACCGGCTGTTCGAGCTGGGCGGCACCAGGTCTTCCTTGCGAAAACACGCCTTTGACCGCCACTGGCGCAATGCGCGCGTCCATACGCTGCATGATCCGGTACGCTGGAAATATCACCTCGTGGGCAACTGGGCGCTGAATGGCGTGAAACCACCGCGCCACGACTGGAACTGA
- the ssuD gene encoding FMNH2-dependent alkanesulfonate monooxygenase, which translates to MTNPQKPLDFLWFIPSSGDGAYLGSDLRARPGDPDYFRQIARAADGLGYSGVLIPTSVACEESFILAADLAAHTERLKFLVAVRPGTASPAYYARLASTLDRLSRGRLLLNIVVGGAPAELAGDGIFLPHDERYTHAREFFDVFNSLLETGEAHLDGKHIKAHHAKLGLPPFQEPRPPLYFGGSSEAAHDFAGDYVEKYLTWGEPPAQVAEKVKAVRAAAAAKGREVSFGIRLHFIVRETDEEAWAAADRLISHLSDETIANAQAVQKTQSDSVGQERMRRLHEGRRDRLEVSPNLWAGVGLVRSGAGTALVGSPATVAARLREYQEIGIDTVIASGYPHLEEAYTVAELLFPELDIRPATAPLRPSFGAPAVFGGGGHGGNVKATKA; encoded by the coding sequence ATGACCAACCCGCAGAAACCGCTGGACTTCCTGTGGTTCATCCCTTCCTCCGGCGATGGCGCCTATCTGGGCAGCGACCTGCGCGCGCGGCCAGGAGACCCGGATTACTTCCGCCAGATCGCCCGGGCGGCGGATGGCTTAGGCTATTCCGGCGTGCTGATCCCGACCTCGGTCGCCTGCGAGGAAAGCTTCATCCTCGCGGCCGACCTGGCCGCCCATACCGAACGGCTGAAATTCCTTGTCGCCGTGCGCCCGGGCACCGCGTCACCGGCCTATTACGCGCGACTGGCCTCGACGCTCGACCGGCTGTCGCGCGGGCGGCTTTTGCTCAATATCGTGGTTGGCGGCGCGCCGGCAGAGCTGGCGGGGGACGGCATCTTCCTGCCGCATGACGAGCGCTACACCCATGCGCGCGAGTTCTTCGACGTCTTCAACAGCCTGCTCGAAACCGGCGAGGCGCATCTCGACGGCAAGCATATCAAGGCCCATCATGCAAAGCTGGGCCTGCCGCCCTTCCAGGAGCCGCGCCCGCCTTTGTATTTCGGGGGGTCGTCCGAGGCCGCTCATGATTTTGCCGGCGATTATGTCGAGAAATACCTGACCTGGGGCGAGCCCCCGGCCCAGGTGGCCGAGAAAGTCAAAGCGGTACGCGCGGCGGCAGCGGCAAAGGGGCGCGAGGTCAGCTTTGGTATCCGACTGCATTTCATCGTGCGTGAAACCGATGAGGAAGCCTGGGCCGCCGCCGACCGCCTGATCTCGCACCTCTCGGATGAGACCATCGCGAATGCCCAGGCGGTGCAGAAAACCCAGTCGGATTCAGTGGGTCAGGAACGGATGCGCCGCCTGCATGAGGGCCGCCGTGACCGGCTTGAGGTCTCGCCGAACCTCTGGGCGGGGGTGGGCCTCGTGCGCTCTGGCGCAGGCACGGCGCTGGTTGGCTCTCCCGCCACGGTTGCCGCACGGCTGCGCGAATACCAGGAGATCGGCATCGATACCGTGATCGCCTCGGGTTACCCGCATCTGGAAGAGGCCTATACGGTCGCGGAACTTTTGTTCCCCGAACTTGACATCAGACCGGCGACCGCTCCGCTGCGCCCGTCCTTCGGCGCGCCTGCGGTCTTTGGCGGCGGTGGCCATGGCGGCAATGTGAAGGCGACCAAAGCATGA